GGCCAAATTACCCATAGCAATTCCACCAATGCCTACCATAAAGATTTTCAAAAGAGTACCGTCCTAACCAGGTTGTAAATAAATAGAGGAACTGAAACAAGAACCAAAAAAAACAAAACTACTTTCATAAGAAAAAATAGAAAATCTAAAGAAGTCCATTCTCTTCGGTGCGAAAGATAATAATACGCTAAATGTAAGGAATAGAAAAAACCAACACCTAATGCGAGTAAGGGGATTGGCGCAGGAAAAATCCAAAAAATTGTCGTGGCACTAAAAGGAAGATAGGAAATCATAAACACATGCGGTTCTGGACCTTCCCAATCTTTGGTTCGATCTCGCATTTGGTGGTACATTCGAAAACTATCAACCAACCGAATCACAAGATAAAATCCCAGATAAAAAAAGAATAAGGTCAACATCCCCTGTGTGTAGGTTAATTTTGTTTCTTCGTCTACCGTGGATACTTTGAACAAAAGGATTTGGATTACATTCCCAAAAAACTTTGCGATTGGTGCGAGCAGGATGAGTTGGAGATGGGCCAACCACAAATCACGCCCACCCAAATCCGTTTTATGATAATAGGATTCGAAGGCAGACATTGGGGAATAGAATAAATCTCGGATCATTTCCATCCGAGATGCGATTGTAGAAACTTTTTGCACCTTATTGGATTTTCTGGTTGGGACGCTCGTACCGGGAAGCACTTTTCACTTTCATGACGGCATTCACCAAATTTTGGAAGGATTCTTCTTTCATCCAAGTGATTGATTCCGAAAAATAAGGAACAAGCTCCCGACGAACCGGCCTCCATTTTCCTGAATCCGACTCCCATAAAGGGTAAAAGGAAAGTCGATACTTGATTCCTTCTGATTGGGTTACATCCAATATCGCTTCCGCCACTTGAGCAGAGGTAAGTTCTGGAAACTGCGGAGCTCCCGTCTCGTCATTATAAAATTCTACTTTCAGGCCTTTGACCACCGATTCCCATTGGTTTCCCACATCAGGTGGTAGAACAATTCGTTCCCCTGTGGTACGACTCCAATCATTAACATACACATTGTACTGGTTTTTTTTGGCACGGTTCTCAGCTTTAACATTCACAACCTGACCAGAAAAAGAAAGTTCTCTCAAGTAACCTTCGTTAAACGTGATATACATTTTTTCACGAAAACTGGTGGAAGGTGCACGAAACTTTTCAATTAAATAGTTATATGGAGCTATGACTTCTTCATTCACCAAAACAGAAACACGACCTTCGTCTGCTCCGATTTTTTTACCGAAAAACAACTGTTTGTCTTTTTGGAAATCAATTTCGGAACCGTTTTCTTCGGATAAAGTTAAAGATGGAGAACTCATCCCTAAACAATAGGACTTTTGGATTTCAGGTGTGGCCTTTTCAATCAATTTTGTTTTAAGGACACTTAGCTCCGAAAAACTATTTTTTACATTATAGTTGGCTTCGTAAGAAAATTCCTTGCCATCTTTTGTCAAACTGACTGTGTAAAGAGGTGTTAGGTTCCATCCGCGAGGGATTTTACGAAACACCATGTCTTCCTCTGCAAACTTTGGTTCTAAGACACCACACCAATCTTCTTTGGGTGGGGTATAACGAATAGATTTCCAATCTTCTTTCCAAAAATTTGTTTCGGAAATATTTTCTGGATGGTCTTCCATCCAGTAGAAGAGTAAAAACAAACCAACAAAAGCAACTACTACTAAACTAATTTTCTGTTTCATACTTCAATCATAGAACTTTTTCTTCTTGAATATACAAAGTAAGATCCCACTGCCAAAATGAATCCTGGAAACAAAAACACTCCGATTACCCAAGCAACTAACTTTTGATTGTCGGAAAGGGAAATAGTATCTAATTCCTCTTTTTTAAGAGGAATTTCTGCAACAGCCGTGTCCTGGAACAAACCCGTGATGGACACAGTAGAAAACTGAGAGTTCATCGCATATGGAATGAACTGATCGGTAATCCAAGAAGTACCTGTGTGCAAAATGATTTTGCCTGCTTTGTCATTGGTTAATGACATGGGTGTCAATACGATGGAGAGAATTTTACTCTCTTTTTTTTCGTTTGGATCTAATTTTCCATTTTTATTTTCATCAGAAAAAGCTTCAAAACCTGACTCTAATAAAGTTTCCGACTTTAACGAATAAGGAGATGGAATGGTCGCATCCGTTTCCAAATAACCACTGTAAGGGAATAAAATTCCCATGTCTTTTTTCTGGAGTAAATCGGTGAGCCTGTTATCCGGAAACCGTTTTGCTACAACAAATCCAGGTTTTTCTTCTCTTTCTATTAACTCTGAAGATTTATATTTAAGACCAGCACTTGATAGTAACCAACTAAAGTCTTCGTTCCCTTTCGGTTCCATGGTGATGAGAAGTTTTCCATTTTTTTCCAAAACAAACTTAGTCAATTCTTCCTTAGCTTCTTTGGAAAAAGGAACCGTTGGTCCAAGAATCACCAACATTTCGGCATCTTCTGGTAATTTGGAAGGCCAACCTTGCGCAAATCCCCACTCTGCCACCTTAAAGTTTAAAAACTGTAAAGAAGAGACAAATCGGTTTACTTGTTCATTTGGAAGGGCTTTAAAAGACATACCGTATCTTTCCCCATTGGAAACAGTAAAATAAACTTTTTTCTGTTCGGTAGTAACATTGAGTAGTGCACCAACTAACTTGCGTTCCAGATCTTCTAAATCTTTTGTTTCTTTAGCGATCACCCTTTCTTCTGCAAATGGAGTTCCGGACGTAAGTAAAGATTGTTTCTTCGAACGAACAAAGATGGTCCCATTCGAAACCTGGCCAAACTCTTTTAGTAAATCCACTTCCACATCTGCATTGATAAATTGGACGGTGATATGTGAGTTTTCTGCTTTGATTTGGTCCAAAAGAATTTCAATATCAGGGCGGACTCGAGTCAGTGCGAAGGCTGCCAACTTATCTCCATTTGCCGGTCCATCCGCTTCCAGAGGACGCGGGTAAAATGCAGTGATGGTAACATCTTTTGCGATTGGTTTGATTAGATTTCTAGAGATTTGAGAAAGGGAAAATTTCCCCTGGCTACTCAAATCAAAGTTATAGTTTCGTTTGATCGCAAAATAATTAACTGCAACCACAATGGGAAGAACAAATAAAAATCCTAATACAGCATTTTGCAAAAGGGAGCTCTTGGATTTTGCTAAATTACTTTGTGCCTCTAAGGATGACTTCCCAATCTCAAGGAGTATGATTTGAAGAAGAAATACAATTGATAATAAAACAACACAAAGCAAAAGAAATTCTCTTACTTTTGGAATGGCACTGACTTCTTCATTCAATCCAGCGACTGGTTTTAAATCCAAAAAATCACGTAAAACAGATAATAAAAAAGCACCGATTCCAAATCCGGCAGCAATATAACGATTCTGGTCTTCTTTCCGTAGTCCTTTTGAAAAAGCTCTGACAATGGTATCAGAAGCTAAAAACAAAAAAATCACTCCAAAAAATATGATTCTTCTTTTGGGATCTACAACCATCCCATCAAACAAGAAATAGGCGAAAAGAGAAAGTAAACTTACAAATGGTAAAATTCTATCTGCGGTCAAAAACATGGTCTATCCCCTCCATCTCCTGGATTCCAAGACCTTTACGGTAAGGTATAAGAACAAAAATGTTCCACTTAAGAAAAAAACAATTCCAGTCAAAGGGACAACACCTTTGGCAAAAGCGGCAAAGTGCGAAAAAATATGTAAATGGAAGAGAACCTTTCTCGTAGTTGCTTGGAAGAGGTGTGAAAAATATCCCACAACCCAAAGCGTCAAAATGATTAAGACGGAAATCAGTAAAGAAATCATTTGGTTTTTGCCAAGACTTGATCCAAACATTCCAATCGTGAAGGTAAAGACACCTAACAAAAACACACCGACACTACCAGAAGCTACCATGTAAAAAGGAGCTTTCCAAAAAGAGTATAACAATAAAGGAAAGAGTCCGTTGATAAAGATAGTTATAATCCCACAAACAGTAACACCAAAAAGGAATTTACCAAAAACAATTTCCAAGTCTGTGACTGGAGACGTAAAAAGTAATTCCAAAGTTCCCTTATTTCTTTCTTCAACAATAGAACCCATCGATATGATGACCATTGCGATAAGAATTGTTGTCATAAAGGAAATGAAAGTGATATAGGTTGCAATTTCATAATTTGCAGTTCCATTAAAATTTAGAATCATCACAAAGAGTGCATTGAGAAATGCAGTTCCTCCGAGAACCAATGGTCCCATATATGTTCCAAAAAATAATCGTAATTCTTTTTTATAGATCCAAACAGCCGTTTGCCAGTTCATATCTTCTCCATAAAAATCTGTTCTAAAGACACTTCTTGTTTTTTTAAAGACTCAATTTGAATTCCACTAGTGAGTGCCTTGGAAAACAAAGATTCTTTAAATTGTTTTGGATTAGTGGTTCGAACCAAAAATTGAATCTCTTCTTTGTTGGTTCCAAGTTCAGTCACACTATCGGTTCCACCAATCACTGATTTCACGAATGTATGAAGTTCGCTAGACTCTTTTCCAGAAAGGCCAACTTCCCACCCAGCTAGACGATTCATTTCTTCCTCTAACCTTGATAAAGAAAGTTCCTGTTTCAAACTTCCTTTGTGTAAAAATAAAAACTTATCACAAGTTTTGTATATCTCAGTTAAGATATGACTTGAAATCAAAACGGTATGGTCACCCGCCAAACTTCGAATTAAATTTCGGATCTCTACAATTTGTTTTGGATCAAGTCCTGAAATCGGTTCGTCCATAATCACAATTTCAGGATCTCCAAGGATTGCTTGTGCAATTCCCACTCGTTTCCTGTATCCCAAAGATAAAGTACCAATTAATTTATCTTTAACAGCCGTAATATTAGTTTTTAAAAGTACCTTTTCTACTTCTGAAGCGAGTTTGGATTCTTCGATCTTCTTGATCCGACCCACAAATTGAAGATATTCCAAAATTGTCATGTCTTCGTAGAGAGGAGGAGTTTCAGGCAGATAACCTATTTTCTGTTTTGCCTCTAAAGGAAAATCAAAGATGGACTTACCATCAATCGAAGCATCTCCTGCACTAGGTATCAAATA
This genomic stretch from Leptospira meyeri harbors:
- a CDS encoding Gldg family protein, whose amino-acid sequence is MFLTADRILPFVSLLSLFAYFLFDGMVVDPKRRIIFFGVIFLFLASDTIVRAFSKGLRKEDQNRYIAAGFGIGAFLLSVLRDFLDLKPVAGLNEEVSAIPKVREFLLLCVVLLSIVFLLQIILLEIGKSSLEAQSNLAKSKSSLLQNAVLGFLFVLPIVVAVNYFAIKRNYNFDLSSQGKFSLSQISRNLIKPIAKDVTITAFYPRPLEADGPANGDKLAAFALTRVRPDIEILLDQIKAENSHITVQFINADVEVDLLKEFGQVSNGTIFVRSKKQSLLTSGTPFAEERVIAKETKDLEDLERKLVGALLNVTTEQKKVYFTVSNGERYGMSFKALPNEQVNRFVSSLQFLNFKVAEWGFAQGWPSKLPEDAEMLVILGPTVPFSKEAKEELTKFVLEKNGKLLITMEPKGNEDFSWLLSSAGLKYKSSELIEREEKPGFVVAKRFPDNRLTDLLQKKDMGILFPYSGYLETDATIPSPYSLKSETLLESGFEAFSDENKNGKLDPNEKKESKILSIVLTPMSLTNDKAGKIILHTGTSWITDQFIPYAMNSQFSTVSITGLFQDTAVAEIPLKKEELDTISLSDNQKLVAWVIGVFLFPGFILAVGSYFVYSRRKSSMIEV
- a CDS encoding ABC transporter permease, giving the protein MNWQTAVWIYKKELRLFFGTYMGPLVLGGTAFLNALFVMILNFNGTANYEIATYITFISFMTTILIAMVIISMGSIVEERNKGTLELLFTSPVTDLEIVFGKFLFGVTVCGIITIFINGLFPLLLYSFWKAPFYMVASGSVGVFLLGVFTFTIGMFGSSLGKNQMISLLISVLIILTLWVVGYFSHLFQATTRKVLFHLHIFSHFAAFAKGVVPLTGIVFFLSGTFLFLYLTVKVLESRRWRG
- a CDS encoding ABC transporter ATP-binding protein → MIQVSNLSKFYGEKRAISGLNFKLEKGEIVGLLGLNGAGKTTTIRILTGYLIPSAGDASIDGKSIFDFPLEAKQKIGYLPETPPLYEDMTILEYLQFVGRIKKIEESKLASEVEKVLLKTNITAVKDKLIGTLSLGYRKRVGIAQAILGDPEIVIMDEPISGLDPKQIVEIRNLIRSLAGDHTVLISSHILTEIYKTCDKFLFLHKGSLKQELSLSRLEEEMNRLAGWEVGLSGKESSELHTFVKSVIGGTDSVTELGTNKEEIQFLVRTTNPKQFKESLFSKALTSGIQIESLKKQEVSLEQIFMEKI